The Shewanella mesophila genome contains the following window.
GACGCCTACATGCGCTGCGTGGCCGACCATTGCCGCCAAATGTATAGTGATGCCATTTTTTCGAGTACGTATCAATCGGTAAGGTAGTTGAGAAAGTTTGGTTTTTCCTGCCAGATGCTGCAACTTAGGAAAACTTAAATATAACGGTGCGCTGGCATCGAATGTTGCGGGATCATCTAAGGTGACTTGAAGTCCTTTACCCGAAATATCTAAGGTAAAACCTTGATGAATCTCTTTTCCTTGGGTCACAGTCACTAAGGTCTTGAAAGAGAACCTTGCCTCGTTTCGCCTTTCGGTAAATTGTAGTGACAACAGTTTTATTTGGTTAGAGGTTAATTTCTTCTGCCCAAATGGCTTTAGCTCATTGGCTTGGTGCTCTTTGGTATCCCACTGACCGTATTGTTCTAACATATCGCTATTGGTTAAATCGATAAGTTGTAAAACATGGCTAAAGCGTTTGAGTTGTGCTTCGGTTAGTGGTGAATAATAGCTGCTATCGCCCGGGAGTATGCTGGATTTATAGGACGTGAGATGGTCGATTTCATGGCTAGTGAGCTTAAAGATACTCCAAGTGGATTTACTCGACCCAAAGCGGATAAATAAGCCTAATAGATCGGTTGCGAGTAACTCAGCTAAAGTCGCCGAATAGAAAAAGATGTTGCCTTGAGTTTGGAAGGTAAAGCAGAAAAACAGCGCGTGTTCAATGCTGTTAGGTTCATCGAGCAAGGCCTTTAAACGACTAGGGGTTAACATGCCAGGTAACTGATCGATCTCTTTTTCATCACTAAAGAAATGCTGCAGTTTTTGATTATCTCGACTTAGTAATTTGTGGGTGATCTTATATTGCCCATCTATATGCTCAACATAGAGCGGCAGATGGGGCAAGTGGGGTAAATAGTGACGCTCAAATCCCAATCCAGTTGCGGCAACTAAAATGTCATTGATATCGACCTTGTAGCGGAACTTGTAGCCCTGAATTAAATTTCCGAGCATTTCGGCTAGGGCATCACTGCCTCCGATACGTTTTAGGCGCATCCAGCTGTATTCATGGTTGCTTTCGACATCGACGACTTGATAGTCGACCCCTTGCTGCAGGTCTTCGAAATAGTACTCTTTACTCAGATCAAGTAACTTAATTCGCAGTGGTTGCTCGACATTAAGTCCATGGCTAGCAGGTAAGCGAATCCGAGCGCCGCCGACCGAT
Protein-coding sequences here:
- a CDS encoding PilZ domain-containing protein, yielding MSLEQHNALIEQLKPLLMEKNFQELFENLTSKESNSTRFLLKMELNRLSSLCTRVIDLRDKSELPCETVKSGEQTHFLDAPAKNSFIQALALYQGQYTLGVYEQVMETHKLRRKKSRDPDSDSDMALTPFVADGAILGSYFNRSEERMNYSIRISAVQPGSSEIGGITVDLSVGGARIRLPASHGLNVEQPLRIKLLDLSKEYYFEDLQQGVDYQVVDVESNHEYSWMRLKRIGGSDALAEMLGNLIQGYKFRYKVDINDILVAATGLGFERHYLPHLPHLPLYVEHIDGQYKITHKLLSRDNQKLQHFFSDEKEIDQLPGMLTPSRLKALLDEPNSIEHALFFCFTFQTQGNIFFYSATLAELLATDLLGLFIRFGSSKSTWSIFKLTSHEIDHLTSYKSSILPGDSSYYSPLTEAQLKRFSHVLQLIDLTNSDMLEQYGQWDTKEHQANELKPFGQKKLTSNQIKLLSLQFTERRNEARFSFKTLVTVTQGKEIHQGFTLDISGKGLQVTLDDPATFDASAPLYLSFPKLQHLAGKTKLSQLPYRLIRTRKNGITIHLAAMVGHAAHVGVAFLNRLIETNRDKLQKLTEANSDMKELSDGLKNLLMRELASVPYFIEKTSKSAKLGVLGVSKHSNEITDLFAAATQQSLQYDLSTLLDDGHLKRDFIDPIRQMKPQHGMEFFEVYLQVSRQSQGRIKMKCIAPKEIGDEQAQIHFIRQSQNLGKFMALRIYRGATGKPDMSYIRRELEYINVHAPHKAKQLEQKMWRIIGVGELLDVTPEVMLRYPSLYH